A stretch of the Lactuca sativa cultivar Salinas chromosome 9, Lsat_Salinas_v11, whole genome shotgun sequence genome encodes the following:
- the LOC111905677 gene encoding putative germin-like protein 2-1, whose amino-acid sequence MATAFFFFILIATFNLSLLRVSSFEPAPLQDFCVADPTNLVAVRVNGMACKNPMFVQADDFYYGGLHIAGDTRNSYGYKVTPVTVYQIPGLNTLGLSLIRIDYALWGANPPHTHPRATEIIMVLEGTLQVGFITSDPQNRLITKVLQKGDVFVFPVGLVHFQRNLGHTNASAIAALSSQNPGLISLTNTIFGSTPPISNEILAQAFRVDNKTVNHLRRKSMHV is encoded by the exons ATGGCAACAGCTTTTTTCTTCTTCATTTTGATAGCAACATTCAACCTCTCACTCTTACGGGTTTCTTCATTCGAACCTGCACCCCTACAAGATTTTTGCGTAGCCGATCCTACCAACCTAG TTGCAGTAAGAGTCAACGGCATGGCTTGCAAGAACCCTATGTTTGTCCAAGCCGATGATTTTTACTATGGTGGGCTCCACATCGCCGGTGATACAAGAAACTCTTACGGGTATAAAGTTACCCCGGTAACGGTATATCAAATACCGGGACTCAATACTCTTGGCCTCTCATTGATCCGGATTGACTACGCACTATGGGGAGCCAACCCACCACACACGCACCCTCGAGCAACTGAGATAATCATGGTTCTAGAGGGAACTCTTCAAGTCGGATTCATTACATCAGACCCACAGAATCGACTTATTACGAAAGTTCTTCAAAAGGGTGATGTATTTGTGTTCCCCGTTggacttgttcattttcagaggAATTTAGGTCATACGAATGCAAGTGCTATTGCTGCTTTGAGCAGTCAAAACCCGGGGCTTATTAGCCTCACAAACACGATATTTGGATCTACTCCACCGATTTCAAATGAGATTCTAGCACAAGCGTTTCGTGTTGATAACAAAACAGTGAATCACCTGAGAAGGAAATCCATGCATGTGTGA